The genome window GGTAAAAACATTTCCATGACAGtgcaattttaaatatgtttttaacattttaatatattcaaACTGAGTAAGTTAGGCCTCCTCATGAGAGATCGATATGAAACATGAGAACTGTTCAACTGCAATGATGTTTatcaataaatatgaaattttaatttagcaCTCACACGCAAAAGACAACATTTTTAagataaaatgttacaaatcaTATCCTCCCGAGACATGGAGAAATACAGCATCTAGATGTATTTCAAGGATTTAGGAAGCTGCCCAAGCCCCAACCAACCCCAACATTTCGAATGCATAGAATTCCCTGTATAAGGTACATCGGGAGTATTATACAGTATCTTGTGTAGTTTGTGTTCTACATTTACAAATGGCTCCACTGCAAAGACAGAAATCAATGGATGGCTGGGTCGCAGGTACCTCGAGGCTCGAGCAAATCAATCAATGGAAAGGACAGGTAGCTGCTAGGTTAACACGCAGGTGCATCGCGCCGTCTGTCGTTCCTCCCGGCCACGAGCGATCGCGCTTCCGAAATAACTGCGGAAACACGAAACTGTGCCTTCACTGCTCTCATATAACACTTTAAACGTTGCAAAAGAAACTTCGTTTTGCCACACGTCGTCGTGCGCGCGCGCCCCAACCACCTTCCGCAGGCCGCGTTACAGCCAGGTAGGTGCTGGCGCGAGCGCCGCGGAGGCGTGGCCTCAGCCTACCTGCCCAGGGTCCCTTTTACGTGCTCGCACCTAGAGGCGAGAACTTCGGCCCGTTTCTAAAAAGTTAGGTTTCGTTTCGCTCTGCGCAAACGGCCTCTGAGGAAACGGAAGGCCGCACAACGAACGAGAGGAAAAGGTGAGATTGACTGGGGACTGTCACTGTTCCTCGCTTACCGCTTCACAGTTTGAAGCCCTAGATGATGGAGCTACAAACTGAGGGAAATAATTTACTCGGTCGGTAGGAAAGCGCCGCTTCTTCTGCTCTGGCGCTCGCGCGCAGCCCAGTGGAAGCCGTGAGTTCAGACGCACCGCTGAGTGTCGAACACTGAGGTACTTCGTCAGGTCAGTTAGTTACTGCGAATTCTTCAGTCCAGGATCATGGCAGGAGTGAAGTACCAACGCAAGCGTCTCTCTCATGCGAAATTGTTACTCGTTGTAATCTGTTTTTCTCTCGTCTTTCTGATTCTGAAGAAGAACGTGAACGCCGGCGGTGTAGTGTAGTGCAGAAGAACTGCTCCTCTGGTGTATATACGGTTAAAAACCGCACGTTTGAAAGCTAATTAATGGGTTAAAACGCAGGTGAAGCGCTCCGGTAGGGACGGGTACTTTAGTTGTGGCGAACTGAAAGGGATGGCAGTAGCAAAAGAGCAGGCCTGCCATCTAACTTCCACAATAGGCAGCGGGGAACCGGTTTTGAATACGTGCGAGCTGCCAGACCGAAGGGAACGTGACACGCACGGGCTGTCCGTGTGAGAACATAGAGACGCGCATCGTGGCCTCGggttctgttttcctctctgcgagaCGTGGCACGTGACCCTGtgcagagacacacaggcgCTGTTGTGCTCTCTGTTCTTTCCTGGGTGGGAGCTGCACACTAGAGCTCTGTTCCCGTCCTCCTGCGTTCAACAGGCTCGATTTGCTTTTTAGAGGAAACATTTCAAACTTGTATTAATGTAGTTTTTAAGTCtggaatctttttttattattttattattttaaagctgAGATGTTTGTCCTGTTTGTGGAAGTATCTGCCATTCACCAAAGTGCTGCCCACGAAAATTAATCTGAAGCTGTATGTCTAATGAGACAAAGTTGTAATTATGTTCCACCTGTTACTGTAGGTTTATCCATTTCATTAATAGCCTGTATACTAGTCTGGTGCGATTCCTATAAGCACGTGCATAaagcagtcattttaaataaagattatATGCTATAATATTATTATGCTGGTTATTCCATTTGTATTGTTTGAGGGATGTCTGCAGAATTTAGGTTAACATATTGTTTTAGGTTTCTCtaaatgtttgtattgtatTAAAGGTGGCACTTGTTAAAGCAGGTGTTATTTCTAAGTCTACATTATGTAAAAGTTCATGTGTGAAATTCATCAGTGAAATTTTAAGCATACACAGAATGCCTGCGATCAGGACTGTGACGCTGTTGTTCAAAGCAAGTATTGGTATCTCTTGTCCAAGAGTATGATGGTGTTCCCCTTACATTCGattatgctttttaaaagttattgtGAAGTGAGGCAATTCACCTAGTGTTTTGGAAAATTTGATAAATATCCTGgactgtttccattttttgcaAAATGGACCGTTTTCTTGGTTTTATTTTGGTTCTTTGaatgtttaaagaaatgtgTGGTTTGGGTATAGCTTTGGGCATTTACAGTACAAAGTTATTCTTAGTTTAATAGAATATCAACGGGAGTGTATCAACATTAATACCCACAGAGCACTTTAGCCATTGTGGATAGGCCTATAATTCTGCCATCCCTCATCTGACTTAACATAAATGTGCCCTGTGGTATCCAAGTTTAATCTGATGTGATATGAGTTATACAAATAATTACATACAAGGATTATTAAATCTATACTGGAAGAGATATTTGTGAAAAACAGATTTGTTGAAACTCAAGTCTGTTCAGGTTGGTGTCTTTCATTATAATGGGCTGGAATTAGAGCCCTCCagatttcagaatattttaattaagtgAATTTGTAAACCAGGAGTTTTCAGATTGTGAAAAATAACCTGCAGCTATTAAAACAACTTGAAGTTCAGTGGCTGAAGTTGAAAGAGGGCTCTGGTGAAGTTTTTATGAGCATCATACCTTATTTAAACTtagttgtttcagtaaaatgtcaAGCTTTTCAGACTATTTGTATAAACAGTTTGGGACTCCACTTAGTACTGTCCTGGATCATAGGACGTTGATCTGTAACAGCTGGGATGTCTAAAACTGGATCACATCTGTATTGTGGGAAATGGTTTTggcctttgtgtgtatgtacatattcaGTTACGCACACAGATATTATGTGAGCAGTCAGGACCTGATCCCAGTCACGCAAAAAGAGAGACCAAGAGTCCTTGGGTTATTAACAATATGCTCAGGGTCACAACCTCCTTCCTGTGTGAGATGATGGAGTTTGATTCTTGCAAATAGTTTTCTCATCtggttttattatattattatgaaaGTCCAAGTCAGGATTCCTCAAggtatgtgtgtgattgtcaGGATAACAACACAGAAGTGAACAGATCCACTTGATTAAACTGTATCATCACATTCTGTGCATTATTCATTTCTGGGAATCTTCCAAAGTGTTTTAATTGCCTTAATTGTGTATATTATTCTGCTTAAAGacactttgttttcttcctaTCCCCCCGGTatgatttgaaaacattttctgttttaaactaAAAGGAATCCATGttatttaaaacatgcaaaattcggCAGTTACACATGAGCCatggagatatatatatatttaatttgttgaaattaatgtgtgaaattcagCGGAATGTGCAACGTCGGATACCTTTTTCAGAAGAAGAAACACGAGTAGTTTCCCCGTTTCCACGTAGTGGAAATGTAGGGCGGCGCTCAACAGCGCCCCCTCGCGGTTCAACAGCAATCATGGTAAATTGTCAATTATGCATTGCAGGACTTTCAGAGTCAACCTGCTGTCGGAGCAGAATGAAAGTGTAATATCGGTCGCTTTAGCGAAATACGTCAACGAAGGAAATACTTTAGTGCAGAATGTGACAGGTACATCCCCGCTCAGATTCGGATTTCCATTTGGGTTCACAGTCACTATATATAATACTGTGTATACAGTTTGATCTGAAGCCCTTGCTTGAGCGGGTTTTCTGTGTcgcaaacacagtaaataaagtCAAAGATGGCGAAACTCTTCACGGCAGAGGTCGGCCGGGTTCAAACAAGACACTTGTTTAGTATTACTTCAGGGCAGCACCTCTGTCCAGGCGAAGTATTGGTACTACCgaaataaaatgacacacacaatcacacattCTAAATGGTGGAAAGGTGCAAACGATGATAATCCGTAAAACTCGCCATACGTTTCTATATATAAGTGGAGGTTTGCACAGATAATCATAATACAGTAGTAGTGTAACACGCCGCGAGCGCAGAGACGAGACCTGCTACAGCCGAGAGCTCGGAGCAGCGACACATACGGAGTGACTTGTATGCCGCGAGAGCGCGCACCGTGTACATTGTACCGTACTGTACCGTATCGTACCGCATTACAGCGAACTGGAGCGTAATGTCCTCGCTCTGAAACGGAACGTAACCGCAGTTGCACCGCTGCTGTGTTAGTGGCTTTATTCGCTCGTCctccagaaaacacacatgttGAGTTGAGCTGTACGTAACATGATCGATGATGCCCTAGGTTACCGAAttgacaatatttttatttactctaaCTAACTAGCTATGCGCCAATTATGATACCTGCCATGATAATCTGTGCCGAATTTTAACCTTCTCCGTTTATTTGGAACCGAAATGTCCACGCGTTCCAGAACAACAAGAAACCACTCCAAAAAGCTTtacttaaaacaatttaaaaagttgaAGTACTACAGGCCCGGCTGCGGTATCGTCCTCCGAGTCCTTCCAAGCGTggataaagaaatataaaaaccGCTGGAACAAAAGAACGGGGCTTAGTTTCAACATATAAGGATACTAGACATTTGTTTGGGAAAACTGCCCTTTTCTGTCCCCGAGGGCTCTGTGCCGCAGCTGGTGCTTTTGTGCTGCTCCTGCCTTgctttcgtgtgtgtgtgtgtgtgtgtgtgtgtgtgtgttgtcgaAACGCCTGGCTGCGCTGAGCCACACACACCGCCGCGCCGACGCCATTTCCCCGTCAGAGCCCGCAGCCTCTGTCGGAGAACACAGCGGTCTGACCGGTGCGCGCGCAGCTAGCTCGCCCCCGACCTTTCATCGGTTCAGTCATCTTCAGAAAAGACACGTTTAGACACACCACTTTCTTTTATAACATCTACTGTGTTCTCATTCACGTCCTTCGTAGAAATTCGAATGGAGATTGTAAAGGGTTGTGATGCGTAAACAACAGCGCCATCTTGTGTTCGGCGAATAGTTCGTCCTTGGCCTGAGGGACACCACAGTACGACGCGGTCTCACGTGAAACGTCGGTGTCTTTAAGAGGACCGAACATAACGCGACTACCCCTCACGATTTTACTTAacggagttttttgtttttttttttttaaccttatgTCTCCGTTTTTACAAAAGtggtttttaaacttttctgaCGCCACATCGGGGCACCTCAAACCTACAAGACACCCTCCACTCAGAAAAAGATGATGATGCATTGATTGCCTAGTACTGCATGTACATTAATCATTgagtttgttctttttttttttttctctgatgaTATTGTATCTATACTcatgtgaaatgtatttgtgCATCTGATAATTCATGGCAATTCATCTAGTGGCTCATTTCTGCGGTATTGCTGACCACTCTTTCTCGCTGTTGCTTAGGATAGAAGTCCTTTGTGTGCATGATAAATAGTAAAAGCTTCActactgtgtttgttttgtgcacCTTTGGGAACTGCTGGTGTCTAGTGGTTAAAGAGCCTCTTGCTTTATATCATGTATCTTGTCAACTGAATAATGTCAGTTCCATCCTTAGTCACATATTGTAAAAGTGGCTACTGTATTCTTTACACATTGGTGTACCGGTTAAGTATAAAACATAATGAGAGATGCTCAGTGGAGCAGTGCTGAGTGTCTACTGCACGaaaattttaaatcattaatgaacaaatcaagtttaGGAGTTTAACCAAGGTTTTCGTGCTTCTCTGGGAATGGGGACTTTTTCTGATGAATAGCAGACTAACTGCGCACACACTGCTCCTAAATGACTTTATTACTTGTTGGAATATTGCTGAAAATTCTCTGAACGCTTCAAACTTTACGTTGAAATAAAGACACAAAGTAGTATTTCATGAGTTGAATATGCAGATCATTAGTCTGCTTATAGATgtctttaaatacattttcagcaaatATGAAAATTGGATAGATATGTAACATACTATAACTTTTGTATTATGTGCAGTTGATGTTAACTGGAGACAGCCATGTTCACTTAAGGTAATAAAGATTGTGAAAGTTCggaaggtgtcagctgaaaaacaacctGGAATGTAAGAAAGATGTTTTGTTACTTTATAAGTTTAGCATGATGTGTCTTGGACCAGGAAAAGACACAATTATGTCTAGCATTCTTGTGATCCTGAGTTTTCCCATcttatttgttgtttattttgtaatgaCCTGTTGTGCAGCAAGACACACTGTGCTTGCTTCGTTTAATATATCAAGCAACTGATGTGGGATAGTCACATTTAAATGTCATCCATGTTATTCTTGCAAAACTTCTATACGCCTGTGTTTTGAATCTGAATCTATcagtgtttgtgcttttttaatagaaataaaataaatgagtcAAACTCAATTGATGTGTAAAGTAGGTAAGTTAGATAATTAAAGATGTTTATTCCATCttaatacatatatttcatCTCACTTCCTTGTGTCAccagtgtttttcacagttaGTACTGAATTCTATTCTGctgaactatgtagtgttattagcccccaccttattcacccccagtgatttacactgctagatgcactacttgtAATGAGTCGCTCATCCATAtaaccagtggaacacactttttctttctgtcactctcacacacacaacaggtaaCTTCAGAGTCATcagtctacctgaacagcatctcttcacactgtgggaggaaacgggagtACCCAgtagaaacccacacagacgtggggagaacatgcaaactccacacagaccgagcaggattcaaacccatgtcctctcacacccctcaGGCATTATGAAAGagcaacactacttgctgtgccacatttCTTATTTCAGTAAACCATTTGTATTCCCTTAGCCAGAAGTTGTGCTTCATATGTTTTTGATAGAGAGTGAAACCCAGCATGTACCTTGACCTTCTTTATTTCCAGAAGCAGAAAATACATTGTGTGTCTCAGGGTCATGGAGTAACCCCAAAATTCATCTAGATGAGGCAATGCCATGGTACTGCAGTTTATTTCCTTAAAGGGAGTTGTttaatcagtcattttttttgaatttcagagAGGTCTAAAAACTTAATGGTTGCACTTAGGACCCTGGGGTTATCAGTTTAGAGTGGTGTGATTTAAGGGCTCTATGTACAAAGAGtattttgttgccttttttatttaatataggGAAGAAATCAGGCGAAAAGTCTACAATTAcggaagtttaaaaaaaaaaaaaaaaaaaaaaaaaaaggtgtactCGGTTTCCAAACAATTATGATATAAGGATGGAATCTTGGCTTCTGAGCCAATAAATAGTTGTTTTACGTGAAAACGTGAAGGCTAAACAAATCTGGGATATAACCTTTCTGCTTCACAAAGGATATATCTTAGACATTATGGGTAGAAAGTGCTAAGGGGTAAAAGGTGCAGCAAAAAGGTTAGGAAGAAAGCAAAGGGTGGCAAATTTGGAGTTATGCAGTCCAGAGAGGCATTCATAAATTAAGAGTGACTTGCATAAAAATAGACATTTGACAGGTGTTTATAGAAGGACATAAGCAAAACAGCTTGTGGATTTATTTAGGTGCCATCTGGGCCTGTGACAAACCTGCCATTGCATTGATGAGGAGGGGCGATGTTTGTCACTTGTGGAGTGATTGTGCCTGAAGGCCTTCCATTTGTACAATCTCCTCCAGAATATTAGATGGCCATTGATGACCCCGTGCTATTGCTACATAACTGTATTTGACGGGCTGCCACTCTGTGTACCATCAACAAGGCCTCAGTGTTTTGTTCCTAGAAGAGCTCTCTCAAAGAAACTTTGAAATGAGGGATCACATGTATTTGGGGAACTTCTTGCTTTGGGACTGCTTCATAAACTGGTTTGGCTAATTTTCGACATATTGCATGTCTTTATTCTACCAATACAATGCAATGTGTGACTTCCCAGGAGGATCTCAAAGTATGGTAACAGGTGAAGTGTATGAGTATAGTGAATGGAAATAGTTAATGTACAAAATTTAAGAAGCAACCTACTTAATGTTCTGTTATCCATTCAAATTTGTGCTGCTCTTACCACTCACctttttagtgtgtgtgtatacacacacatatactgtatatacagtatgttttttcaTGAGTTAAATCTCTATATTGAAAtttgagtaattttttaatAGCAGTAATTTCACTTGAGCAATGTTTTTGACAACCCACTTCTCAATTTAACAAACAGAACTAACAAGCTCCTTAGCTATTAATGTAAGCTCTTTACATGTAGATGtttttacttaatttaatttatttgtatgtcCCTTCAGCAAATTTGCACTCTATAGGTTTTCTGTGTTGGAAACAAATCATGCTTTATGTGGAATGAGTGATCAGAGAATGTAGATTTTTCTTGCTCTTCTCTGACTGACTGGTCGTTTTAAGACTTGGCCACATGCCATCTTGTTGTATTGACTTTTGCCCCTTATTAACAGGTGGAGCCAGCAATGCCAATATGTCTGGGATGATGCAGTTCTCAGTGGGAGTCATGCCGGGTTGCCAAGCAGACAATCTGCCCTGCGCAACAGGAAGTGATGTTAAGTACAGAGAAGATGAGAAATTGGCATCCTATCCAGCAGAAAGCCCCGAGAGAGCCTTGACTGGGGTGAATTTGTACCTGGAATCTAATGAATCTGTTAACAGATGTGTCTGGTAAGTAGCTTTCAATGTACTAGTGATGGCTAGGCAGTTTGtacattatttatgtttacTTTGCCTTGCTATCCTTCCTCTGAAGTCTAGAGAAGAAGTGGATACTGTGGCATGAATTCATAAAGGATCACTCCTGCTTTACTGACTGGCTACAGCTGGCTGAAAAGTCAGCAAGAAGACCACGTTCTGCTGTCATCCTTTATATCACTGCAAAAGAGGACCTAAAGAGATATCAGGTAGATTGATGGTTAAATTGACTTTCCTTGCACAGTAAACCTCAATCTAAAAGGCTTTCACAagtttttgtttgcttattaagttaatttaatgtaattataatagTTGACCTTCAAGGCTGTGAAGTGATATTGCATTAGTAATACAGGACAGCTTATCTGAATTGTAAGCCTGTCTTCAAATAATCTGTCAGTGTAATGCGTGCCATACTGGAGAGTTGGGCCGCATGCCAGGGAGGAAACTGGTCGCCAGATGGAGGTCCTGTTTAACAGGCCTCTTCTGAGCCCTGTCAGAGAACCCATTCTGGTTCAGCGCTAGCTGAACCTTACTAGCTGCTTGATTGTGTCGCTGCTACACCAGGACTTGCAGGTTGAAATCAGAAGCCGTCTGGCCCAGCTGGATAGCCTAAATGAGCAGCACCGTGTCCTGGCCCAGCACTTCAGGGGAGTCATGGCCCATCGGCTCACCAGCATGGTGCTTGACTCCAGTCGGCGCTGGGATGTCCTTAGCAAAACTGTGGAAAATGCTTGCCATTCTCTCAAGGTACGGTTACGTCCTGCTTTATGTTGAATCAAGTTAACAAAAAATCTCCAGGATTAATACACTTGCAGACAAGTTGTTAGTGTTTTTGCTGTTTGGAtgaattgttttttattcatgcTGGCTGTATGAAGTaggtttatttcatgttttatcttTTGTTAGAAGAAGTGTCAGTTGCTTCACAGTTGTCTCACAGATGTTGAGTGACACGGAAGAGGAGATGGTCACAAGGTTATCATTTACTCCTGTTGGCATTGAAAATACATGCCTTCATGTAGGGTTTCAGTCTCATACCTGGTTATGAACTCATTATGTCCCTTTACATGTAGAAGATAAGTCTGACTAGGTAGTCTGATGTGTTGCATCCACTCCTCCTGGCTATGCAGCTCAGACTCCCAAATGACATACAATATGCTGACTTGTTCTAAGAGTTCAGCAGCTTTGACTCAAGGACAACCTCTCTTGCTCAAAACTGACAATTCTCTCTGGTGGCAGTTTGCAATTTTTGACCCACCACCTCCCTTACTTCCAGCACTTTGTGGCCCAAAGGGAGGAGTTTGAAAGCCAGTGTGATGAGATGGCCATTTGGCTGGCTGACATGGACCTGCGGTTGACAGAGGTGGAACACTTCTCAGGGAAGGACACTTATCAAAAGATGCAGCAGTTGCAGGTATGGAAAAGAAGATTGCTACTTGGACAGGATGGGACTTAAattttgtgtatgtgtctgtgacCAGTGATCTAGCATCCATATGGTTTCATATACACATAACAGGGTCCCAAATGATAAATTGGATTGGCTAATAGCTTTAGTACACCAGCATTTTTCCTGTTATGTGGTCGCTGTACTTCAGTAAATCTGTGCATACACTCTGAAGTACTTCCAGTATGATGCTGATGGGCCGGACCAGCCTTCCCAAGCCGAGTATTTACAAggctgctattattattgttgttgttgttgttgttattattattattattattattattattattattattattattattattggtgatATATATTAAAGTGTCTGATTAAACTTGGCATTATTTTGCACATTACTATTATGCAGATATTCAAGGTGTATTCATTTCTGACTTGAGGCTACTTTGTTCTGCAACTAGAGCTTCCAGGAAGCAGTGGGAGGGAATGTCGTTCGTCTAAATAAGCTTCTGGAGAGAGGTGAGGCCCTTATTCAGCACTGTGAGCCAGCAGATGCACAGGAAATTGAGGAATCGCTTCAGGAACTCCTACTTTACTGCATCCGGGTGTTCGAGGGGGTGGGCAGGCTACACACCCGACTGCTCAGCATGAGATTGGTATGCTATTGGACATATCACTTTAATTCATTATATATCAATCTCTCTTCATCTCCTCTTATAGCCTGGCTTTCCTCACTGATAGGATACTGTTGCTTTTATATTTGTGACACGGTGCTTGTGTACCAGTAGTAACCTTTCTATTAGTCTGCTCTTTAGCCTGTTTACTCTTGCCTACTTATTTTCtaaagtccaaaaaaatgtCCTACTCCTCACCTGTTGGTGATCTGTGCTGCTATTTGCATGTATGCGATAGACTGTGGTCTTATCAAACATATGTGTAAGAAGCTGTGCTGTTCTTAGGTGTTTGAGGAAGACTGGTTGCTAGCCGCTGTTCCTGTCATGACGGACTCCTCCAAGGCTCTGCAGGAGGATGAGGGTATTTTTGAGAAGAGCAGTATCTCTGAACAGTTTGAGCCAAACCACTCAGACAGCATGGATCACCTAGTGTTGGAATGGGACCCCTCTGTGGATATAGGTGGTTCTGTTTCCCATGATGATGCTGACTCAGATTATTCCAGCGCCATCACAGGTAGCCAgtacattaatgaaataaaacactaaGACACTGAGTCCAGTCAATTTAAATCTTTGTTAGCAATTATCACCCCATATATCTCTTAGTAATTATACTCCTGAAACATAAAGTATTCTTACATTGTGAGTATTTTGACATTGAGCTGCAGTGGTTCTCTTCTGAGTATGTAAGTTATAAAATCTGGATCATATCATACGTTGGGTTGTTGTTGTGTTGCACAGGGTTGCACTGGGATGAGCCTGTATCCAGGGATACTACGAGGAGGAGCTACCGCACTTCTAAGGACTCTAGACTAGACATGGCTGAGATGGTGAGCATGAGAGTGTGAGATTTTATTTGGCTGTTCTGTTAATCAGTCAGTAACGGATGTGCCAAAAAAAAGATTCCCACTGGCTGTAACGTATCTATGATACAGTTGCTCctatttgtgcagttttttttattattattataaaaaaagcTTTCAGCTATGCTGCCTCATCGGTGGTCTTCACCAGTGgagtttttttctgaaagaaaacttATTTAGTAGTTCAGTTTTTTGCACTTAGCACTTTGTTGTGTTTATATTAAAAGGCACACAGTTCAGATTCTCTTGCACTGAAGTGTAAGCTCAACTcttaatttttacaaaacattaaaaatgctgtATTGCTGTTGTTAATCTCAGCAATCAGTTCTGGTATGATGTATGCCAAGCTATCAAGTGAAAACATCTTCCAGCCAAAacttaatgtgttttatatacCCTTTTATGCAAGTTTTTTCCACTGATATTTTTGATTTTCGCTCTGTAAAACATGATGCTGGTCACCAGTGTTGCGGGTCTTATTGCTCCTACCTCAGTAAGCAGAGTCTGACTGTCTTTTACATATCTACTGCATTGGTAGAATTTTTATAAATACCCTGTTTATTCCTACAGCTTTTCATTGGCCCTGTTCTAAGAGTTTTCTTAAGATGACATTTAACTTGTATCAAAAGGCCTGtttgaataattaatttgaCTTAGTTAGCCTACTAATTATTGAATATTTTAGCAGAAATATCCAAAGCAATCTATAAGCTGCTCAGGTTAGTCATGTTCTTCTTCAGTCAGTCAAGATTGCCTAGAACTGAAAATTCATTTATTGATGTGCCAGTCTTTATAAGTGCCTGTATTCCTATGTTTGTCCTCAAGGTCTCAGTTTATATCTCAGTTGTGAAACTTACTGAATTCCCTTTGTTATAAAAAGGTacttctgttttccttcttaAAGTATAATTGtctttatatgtattttactgaattcttcagtcccccccccccccccctccttagATGTATTAGTCAAGTTAATTAGGTCTTAACCTGCCCAGAGTGCACAACAAGGTCCTCTTTGGTCTGTTCCCTCAGTGAACTCTTCACTGCTATAAGGCAACAATTAGAACTGCATACCTGAAACATTTAAGCAGTAGCCTCCTGATCTGATGATTCTTGATTACAGAAGTTTGGTGAGGTACCATAAGAACAGAGTGACACAAACAGTCATGGCAGACTTGTCATGTTGGATTTCTATGTACGTGCAGCCTGGCTGGTAGAACAGCATTGCGCGTTGTGAATGGCACAATGCACTGACGTCTGCTGTTGTGGCCTAATTTCAGACCGCAGGAAGCAGCATCAGAGAGGCCATCCCAGGTGCCTGTGTGTTGGCTAAGGCCCCAGAGTCcggtatgtgggggggggggtttttttttttttttttttaccacattcTTCCCACACCTTCCACGTGACCTTTCACTCTGGCTGACAGATGCGATGACCAACTAGGCAACTGCCGCTTTGTCCGTAATTGGTTACAAGAGTTGGATGACGCTAGTTTTTTTTCTCCGCACAAATAATTGCATTAAGTCACGTGATGTAGACACCTTTATCCATCAAAGCTTGCAGTGGCATAGTTTTCTCATTTGCACTTCGACAGAAATGTTTTTGCCATGTGATTTTGCTGCTATGTGATACTGCTGTGCAGTCCAGCTCTCAGGTGTTTCTGTACCATTTCTTGCTGATGTACTAAGGATGACGTTCTTGGTTTCTTACAGAGCAAAACTCCCCAAATGTAACAAATACGTTACATAATGCTGGAGAAGAACCACTTTGCCTAGCAACCCAGACATCCCCCTGGATTGACAGATGCTTTCCTGAGCCAGTAACCTTTGACCCAGACCGTATTAGTGCCTGGTTAGGCCAGACGTTCACACACGGGCCTAACGCCCCAGCAAGGAGCCCCTGTTTAAAAGGTGTCCAGACTGAGTGTGCAGCACAGGTGTGTTGACTTGATGTGTGTCTGTCTTCATCTTGGCtccttttattta of Scleropages formosus chromosome 10, fSclFor1.1, whole genome shotgun sequence contains these proteins:
- the LOC108928698 gene encoding nesprin-1 isoform X1; translation: MSGMMQFSVGVMPGCQADNLPCATGSDVKYREDEKLASYPAESPERALTGVNLYLESNESVNRCVCLEKKWILWHEFIKDHSCFTDWLQLAEKSARRPRSAVILYITAKEDLKRYQDLQVEIRSRLAQLDSLNEQHRVLAQHFRGVMAHRLTSMVLDSSRRWDVLSKTVENACHSLKHFVAQREEFESQCDEMAIWLADMDLRLTEVEHFSGKDTYQKMQQLQSFQEAVGGNVVRLNKLLERGEALIQHCEPADAQEIEESLQELLLYCIRVFEGVGRLHTRLLSMRLVFEEDWLLAAVPVMTDSSKALQEDEGIFEKSSISEQFEPNHSDSMDHLVLEWDPSVDIGGSVSHDDADSDYSSAITGLHWDEPVSRDTTRRSYRTSKDSRLDMAEMTAGSSIREAIPGACVLAKAPESEQNSPNVTNTLHNAGEEPLCLATQTSPWIDRCFPEPVTFDPDRISAWLGQTFTHGPNAPARSPCLKGVQTECAAQFLKEKDDHPGISEDKVNIENGFNKPSPGLSRSSPWLLGASHFAWMLKASTLLYVLLALLLGFWASLHQPRLESGCHHSSSLARSFHLMLHYVNGPPPT
- the LOC108928698 gene encoding nesprin-1 isoform X2 gives rise to the protein MSGMMQFSVGVMPGCQADNLPCATGSDVKYREDEKLASYPAESPERALTGVNLYLESNESVNRCVCLEKKWILWHEFIKDHSCFTDWLQLAEKSARRPRSAVILYITAKEDLKRYQDLQVEIRSRLAQLDSLNEQHRVLAQHFRGVMAHRLTSMVLDSSRRWDVLSKTVENACHSLKHFVAQREEFESQCDEMAIWLADMDLRLTEVEHFSGKDTYQKMQQLQSFQEAVGGNVVRLNKLLERGEALIQHCEPADAQEIEESLQELLLYCIRVFEGVGRLHTRLLSMRLVFEEDWLLAAVPVMTDSSKALQEDEGLHWDEPVSRDTTRRSYRTSKDSRLDMAEMTAGSSIREAIPGACVLAKAPESEQNSPNVTNTLHNAGEEPLCLATQTSPWIDRCFPEPVTFDPDRISAWLGQTFTHGPNAPARSPCLKGVQTECAAQFLKEKDDHPGISEDKVNIENGFNKPSPGLSRSSPWLLGASHFAWMLKASTLLYVLLALLLGFWASLHQPRLESGCHHSSSLARSFHLMLHYVNGPPPT